The sequence CTACTTTGAAAATTCGGCTGCCTACGCTGTCTGAATGCATGGTAAAAATGATAGCATAGGCTTTGTCTACATCAATGAAAACGTTTTTGATTTTGATAAGCTCCGTTAATCTTTTATGGTTCTAAGAAATTGTCAACAATTTTCGGTAGGTTTGTGTACTTGTGACTTTGAACCCGTCATTAGTTAATGGCGTTCCCATGTGGACAAGCCGAATGGGTTTTACTCGGGTTAAATTGCAACGCCCGGGCAAACTTATTTTAGTAAAACCGGGAGTTTTTCTTTTGTCATTTCCTAACATATGCGCTTCTCTGTGTAGAGACCAACGCGATGGTCCGTTTGAAGGAAAGTGAAAATGAAATGTGATCATATACGGACCTTTTCATTGTCCCTGAAGCTGAAGTTTTAACTCATAAAAGTTGTTTAACTCCTAAAACTTATTTCAAGTTGATTACTGTTAGTGATCAAAGTCGAATCAAAGTCTCAAAGTGTTATCAAAGTGTCATCAAAGTGTTAATCAAAGTGTTACTCAAAGCGTTGTCAAAGTCTCACTCGAGTCGAATTACCCTACTGATTGTTTGAAAGACTTCTTGACCATTCCCCTTtataatttgtaattttcaatTCATCGTTCTAAGTAATCGTCTGAAGATATCAAGGCTGTCATTATCTATtcaaaaaagtttcaaaatgttGCTGAATCTGAAGACATCCATCTTTTACAGTGAGACACCGTTTAGTCAAAGATGCCAATAAAGGATACTCAGGGTGGCTGATTATGGTTTACTTTGCAATAGGCGCTGGCTAATAACCGAAAATAAGATGCatgcagggcccagtttcatagagctgctaagcacaaaaatttgttaagaatgaaatttcttccttgataaaaacaggattaccatattttcacgtgattttcaggataagcaaacaaacagtaacaagcattatgcaacaaatagaaattatgttgtatcctgtttttatccaaagaaatttcatgctaagcaaattaatgtgctcagcagctctatgaaattgggccttggtccAAGTATATGACATCATTTGGTTGAATTGGTAGGGCGCCTGTTGACCCCCCACTCCGCGTACAAATCTAGTGATTATGACATCAatgcatgtttaaaaaaaaaaaacagaaatccaATCAATTATACTGCACCCaacatcaattttgtaaaaagaaatcatttaattCTATTGCATTGTTTTTAAGCTGAAAAAACACTATCACATTTTCAAAACTTTACCCGAATTAAAGCAGAATGCAATGTACAATTTAAGATGCTATATTTCAGAATAGTAAAAGTTGGCAATATAGTCAGAACCAAACGAAACCTTACCATAGAATTAGCAGCCCTTTTCCCACAAACTATTTATCTTTCTATTAAACAAAGGCAGTTACATCAAACCCTTTTATAGAAGAGATTGCAAAATCATTGGGCGTGAATTCTATTCAATATCAATTCTTTTTGcaattgatttgatttggggTTAGCATAGTTATGTCCCGAAAAGatctaaaataaatacaaaataaatacgaAAACTACAAATGCTGTAAATTACTATTATCTACTGCATGGGATAAACAAATTAGTTACTACTACATTTATAGAAATAATGTAGTTTCAACAGTAGCTCTGCTTAAAAGTTTTAGGGAAAactgaaaaaaacatttaaaaccaatcaaataaAAGTTGAAATTGGCAAGTAGTTGACAGCCACTTCAAGTACTTTATACTAATGTGCCATGGCTTCTACTGCAGTCCCCAttaattgtaaataaaatgcCATTGCTACCaaccagggcccgatttcattagagctgcttaagcaaaacattcgcttaagcacaaaaaaagcttgcttgttttacacatgttactggcaaaaatgtcatgccacatacattgcttgtgactggtatttggCTGTTGttaacttagcataacaattgagtggagtcttagctggtaatctgattttactaagcaaagatttttttgttaagcacaattttgtgcttaagcagctctatgaaattgggccctgggctaaatacagctaaataccagtcacaagcaatgtatgtggcatgacatttttgccagtaacatgtgtaaaacaagcaagctattttcatgcttcagcaaattttttgcttaagcagctctatgaaattggccccaggtcacaattaataatgataataacagtAACTCATATTTGCTACTATTTATCTatgggcatctcaaagcgctcacTATTTTTTGGGGACAAGATTAGGCCTACAGAGCTATTTTAAATTATGGCACCCTGGTCCCTTGTAACTATTTACTGTAccacttaaacaaaaaagacacACATTTGATATcagctggacccaatttcacagTGCTGCTAAGTActaaaatttgctgagcatgaaatttattccttgataaaaaaggattaccaaccaatcgtctatttgttgcatattgcttgttactttattcagttgttgtttgcttatcctgaaaatcatgtggaaatttggttggtaatcatgttcttatcaaggaagaaatttcatgcttagcaaattgttgtgcttagcagctctatgaaattgggccctgatcagctGATGATTTGGTTTTGTGACTTACAACAAACTTGTTGTACACTTTCAACACAATGAGATCATCTCATTTTAGACATGTGTACATCTAAAGTCATAATATAAGCATCACAGCTACATTTTACATAGTAATATTATTctttgaaaacttttttttgaaagacaaataaggtgtacaaaattgaaaaacaaaaataaataattaataccACTTCCAACCACAACGCTTATCAACATAAACTTTTGCCATAAAATACATAGTACACTatagaaaatataaaaatataacatttcaTGTCTTGAAAGTACTGTTTAAATATAATACATTCAATACGTCCCTTTTGGCAGCAACATTTTGTAAACGCTTTCGTCTACATTCTATTACCCCAGTTAGTTTAGGTTAAACGGTGGTCACATGAccacttaaaggcaccggacacttttagtaatcactcaaaatagttgttagcataaaaacttatctggtaacaagcaatggagagctgttgatggtataaaacattgtgagaaacggctctctctgaagtaacgtagttttcaagagaaataagtaattttccactaaagtatttgaatttgatattgtgacaagggtgttttttctttcattattatcttgcaacttcgaggaccaattgagttcaaattttcacaggtttgttttttgttatcatgtttagatacaccaagcgaggagactggtctttgacaattaccaatagtgtccactgtctagtgtctttaagactgGTTTTAAGCAGGTGATAAAGACATGACTGAAACTGTGAATGCGCATTCGTGCTCTAAAATATACACGCATTGGCACTCTAGCTTGAAcaagcacaaatttgtgtaatgCAATCAATACATAAAGTTACACAATGCAAAATCAACAAGCACGCAGCATACCCACAACTGCGTCTCAGACAACTGAGCCGGAGAACATAAAAGGAATTGAAAACTTAAATCTACAAAACATAAACGTTTTACAGATTTTCCTAAATTGTAACgctttttaataaaaaagggCTTATATCGGCCATTGATAATCTTGCAGAGTCGGTCCATCACATgtccacgaccctgccggtttgaAAGGCCTGTTTAAGATCTACTCAGCGCCTTTTATTTTAGCAAGGCACTACTCATAAAGTATAAATCATTTGGTATTTCAGCTGGTATCGGTAAAGCAATTTTGTAGGCCAAATGGTCTCTGCGACTGCCCCAAACCCGAGTTCTGGTTTgaaagtcatcagggtgtgggttcaaatcacaATCATGACACCAGTATCCTTGAGCAAGTATCCTTAACTACAATTGTGTATGTGACCAtaagattttgtttcttactttGTTGAGATatgtttcaatatttttgtaaatgtgtATATCTTTAGCTTTGTGAATTTTAATAGTGTCAgccttttagttttttttataattcaaataaataaatcatactATGCTTattctacatgtatacatactAGCAAAAGCTACTTTGGCAGGCTTTTCATGATAATTAAAGACAAACTAAGCATTTATTGCTTCAAGAGAAACATGTTCTTGAATACAGAGGGGTGCAATtagacctgcagccgatttcacgaaactctaagattaatcctaactcgagttaggacgagtaactcgtcctaacttaggatgggttcaatgcttcctacgtatttggatacgggactcaactcgtcctaagattaatcctaagttagaaagagtttggtgaaatcaacggcaggcACAACAAACTTTACAGGTATCCACAGAAAAACTCTGGCCCAATGTGGTTGTTATGCATGTACTGGAGaataaaaatatgaaataatGGCTGGAAATCCCCTTGCCATTTCCACAACCTTCGCCTTACCCTGTTTGAGTGTGGTTGTCAGTAAATGCCACTGAGCACATATCATACAGTCGTTCCATACGATCCGTTTCAGTTTGCACATCCCTGGCCGCAGTGTCTCCTCCCGCAGGCTTCCAATTGCTAGTCTGGGTCTGTACCTGTGTAGTATTTGCATTGGTCAATTGATTGACAGGATCACTGACCAGCTGAGAGTCGGTCTGCACAGATATTGAATGGAAATCAAATGCCCCAATATCAAAGTCAGTCATAGTTTGGGTCTGCATGCTGGAGAGGCTGTATTCGAGAAACGGATCTGTCTGAGTTTGCAAGGAGGAGTTCTGTAGACCTCGCTGTGCTGTCTGTGTGTACATGTCCAGAAGAAGGAAGTCGCTGTTACTGATGTTGAGGTTTGGGAGTGATGTCTGGGTTTCTTGGTGATCTGTTTGAGGGATATGTGACAGGGTCTGTGTCTGCTGGCAGCAGGATTCCAAATCATCATTAAAAGTTCTGGCGGGACTTGTCTGACTCTGTGATTCATTGAGTAGAAGAGCGTCCAAGCAGGCGCTGTAGAAGTTTGTCTGCGTCTCCATTGTACTCTGGGGGATATTGCCATTATCAGAGACCTGAGGCTGGGGCATTATCGTTTGAATGCTGGTCTCTGTTAGATTGGAGCTTGCAGGATGACGATAGGTCTGTGTTGATGTGCTCAGGGTAGATGCTGATGCCTCAAGAGCTGAGTGGCTAAGTACTGTTTGAGTTTCAGAGTTGTTTAGATTCAGGAAATCGAGAAGGCTGAGATCAGTCTGTGTGGGAACACCGGCCTTGTGTGTGAAAGTACCTTGGTCATTCACCAAGGAGGAGAGCCAGCTTTCTGTTTGAACATCAGAGGTGGTTGTGGTGTTGGTGCTGAATTGGGTTTGTGTTTGCATCGTGTATTGAGGAACCTGAAGCGGCTCCAGACCTGCGATGCTCACACTGCTTGGAAGAGAACAAGAAGCTTCCACATGGAGTGGCTGGTTTGTTTGAGTTTGCCTCGTGAAGGCTGGAATGCCTTGGTGTAACTGCTGTGATGGATTCCCTTGATACGGCTGCTGCAACTCAGGAAACtgcagttgttgttgttgttgttgactttgtggttgtggttgttgatgttgttgttgatgttgttgttgttgttgtggtggtggtggttgtTGTAAATGTTGCTGTTGATGAAATTGTTGATGTCGTGGTTGTTGCAAATGTTGCTGTTGttgaaattgttgtttttgttgttgttggtgttgttgctgctgctgctgcagctgttgatgttgctgttggcTTGGATGATTATGTGTCTCTATATTTGCCGACAGGAGAGCTTCACACATGATGACATCACCCAGTGTTTGTGTATGTGCTGTACTCAGCTTCACAACGGTCTGCGTCTCACAGTTGGCCAAACTGTTCAGCTGTGTGTTCATTCCTAAATCTCTAAAAATCCTTGTGCCGTTTCTCTTTCCCCTTGGATGCGAAGCTGAATGAATGCTTCCTTGTGGAACACTCACCCCTTTATTGAGTGAAGCTACGCTCCCTTTGAATCCACATGTCTGCGTTGAGAGTGTTTTCTTCAGCTTCTTGGCGGGAGGGCTGGGAGCTATTGAGAGCGGGACGCTTGTAACTAACCCCTTGTTGATGGTCACAATCTGTGTGGTGTGTGGATGTAACGCAGCGGCTCTGTGGACACTGAGTATGGATGGTTTGGGCAGCAGAAAGCGCTCCGTCTTCGAGTGCTTCTTTGTCGGTGACTTCTTAAGAGGAGTCTTAATCCCTGTTGAGGAGGAAGTTTCAATAGTCTGTAGTGGTTCTGGGGTTGTAATGAGGCGTGGTAGACTACCTGCAGGGATAGGGATTGTTATTATCTTCCGAAGAGTCGGAATAGTTTCTGCAGATGAAGACGAGGGAGTATTTTCTAGTGTTTCTCTTTTGTTGCCACGTTGTTGGGATGATGCTGCCCTAAGAAGACAAAATAGACAAGAAATGTTTTTAGAATCCGATTGCTTAAAAACCAGATGTAAAAAGGGTGTGTTACCATGCAATATAAAGATTGTCTCTAAGAGCTATGGCAATTAACTGCTACTAAGAACACTCTGTGCCCAAGTTCAGAGCTAAGGCTGTGGAGAGTGAGGTTGCCCCAGCTGCAAACTGCCCAAAATACTCTGGTTACAACTTACATTTGAAACTCATTACAGGACCGTATTGTGAATAAATagcaaacttgcgggtacaaccacgtGTTAA comes from Asterias amurensis chromosome 3, ASM3211899v1 and encodes:
- the LOC139935257 gene encoding uncharacterized protein, whose amino-acid sequence is MSDVEVICPTVAELMELPQRNVPCTVEGCDKLLATTAARKMHVIKRHGIYQDNSDKNMFSNHPQSKTVAVKKHFFCPVKDCNRNRNGSNPFTKLWSLKQHYQQVHGERHYLCSKCDFPFAFEIQRLKHEKKCGIVYTCLDCNVPFTTRQALCMHAKRKQHRLPVTEKTAGAASSQQRGNKRETLENTPSSSSAETIPTLRKIITIPIPAGSLPRLITTPEPLQTIETSSSTGIKTPLKKSPTKKHSKTERFLLPKPSILSVHRAAALHPHTTQIVTINKGLVTSVPLSIAPSPPAKKLKKTLSTQTCGFKGSVASLNKGVSVPQGSIHSASHPRGKRNGTRIFRDLGMNTQLNSLANCETQTVVKLSTAHTQTLGDVIMCEALLSANIETHNHPSQQQHQQLQQQQQQHQQQQKQQFQQQQHLQQPRHQQFHQQQHLQQPPPPQQQQQHQQQHQQPQPQSQQQQQQLQFPELQQPYQGNPSQQLHQGIPAFTRQTQTNQPLHVEASCSLPSSVSIAGLEPLQVPQYTMQTQTQFSTNTTTTSDVQTESWLSSLVNDQGTFTHKAGVPTQTDLSLLDFLNLNNSETQTVLSHSALEASASTLSTSTQTYRHPASSNLTETSIQTIMPQPQVSDNGNIPQSTMETQTNFYSACLDALLLNESQSQTSPARTFNDDLESCCQQTQTLSHIPQTDHQETQTSLPNLNISNSDFLLLDMYTQTAQRGLQNSSLQTQTDPFLEYSLSSMQTQTMTDFDIGAFDFHSISVQTDSQLVSDPVNQLTNANTTQVQTQTSNWKPAGGDTAARDVQTETDRMERLYDMCSVAFTDNHTQTG